TGATCTCAGCAATATAGGGAGCCGTTTTTTTTGTTCTGGTGTTTACTATTTTACTAAAGTCATTATTTTCTATTAAAAGATGAAGGACGCTACTTCTATTATCCCTGTATTTATCCTTTAGAGCTGCTTTAGAATCTTCATCTACCATACTACTATATCCATTGGCAAGCCGGTTCATTATATCTCTCTTTTGAGTTCGACTATATCCAAAATCATCCAGGATTCTATCAATTCCTACAATGGCAAATTTCCAGGTAACTGTTTCTGTTAATTCTGCTTCTTTTAATAAACTGCAAACACATTCACTGTCAAAATGGAAAATACTTTCCATGTGATCAATGGTAGATTCTCCATATCGTTCGATCTCTCTGTTGTAGGTATCCATAACGATTTTGTGGATGATCATTTCCTGAGTCAAATATTTATCAAGCAGCTGATAAACCTGATTTGAAATGTTATGATTCTCAGATGAAGTTAAAAAACGAAGTCTGATATGGTGATCCGGATCGCTATATCGCATGAAAAACCATTTTTTGATAATCCCTTTTTTAATAAGGTTATTGGCAAATTTACAAATGACATTTTTGATAATCTGATCGGTAGCCTTTGGGCTGCAATAGATCTTATAGAAAAGCCATTCGCTTCCTGGAACGAAATTTCTAATTACCGTATTTTTAACAGTAGGAAGTGGCAGTATTTTATTTTTTTTACTGCTTATATTATTCCATGGAATAAGAAATTCATTACTGTGTTTATTTCCATCAATATCTTTTACAATGCTTTCATACTGATGAGATAGGCTTTCAAAAACCCGTATGCTTTTTTCCTTGGTAAGATGATCAAGTAATATTTCCAGGGACACATCCTCATTCATAAATACAGGAAGCTCCATATCTCTTTCTGCAAAAGTAAAGATCTCAGGAATTTTCCTTTCCTTTAAATAATCTCTGAAGGTACTTATAGATGCTTGTTTTCCATTAAAAATTTTCTCATAAGACAGGTGCCATGATGTTCTTGATAAAATAACATTATTAACCATGACCCTTGGAAGATAATCATAATTGGTAAACATCCCCCAATTCCAGGAATAAGAGGGAGTTGTATTCTGATACTGGAGATCACAAAGAAAATGATAAAGAGGTACTTTATGTAAATTATAATTGTGCGCAGACGAAAGACTTGGAATAACTTCTTTATTGTATTTTTTAGAACGAAGGACAATTCTATCATTTTTGATAGAAATCATCAGGTCATTCAGATAAATTGGTTCACTACCAGTGCTGTGAGGAGTAAGAATTGGGATTTCGTATTTTCTTAAACAAGGTCTAAGAAGAATATTTCCAACTCTTGGTTGTGGAGTATGAGCAATTTCGGCAATGATTTGATTTTCAAAGAAATTTTCTTCCTGCAATAAAGCCGCTTTTACAGATTCTTCCAACTGGTCGTCCAGATGACAAAAACGTCCGATAAACGTTGATGATGATGGCCCATCTGTGAATTTATTGAAAATAATAGGTTGTTTTTCCTGATCCTCATAAATTTGTACGAGCGAAGACATTGAAAATGGAACATTTTTATTTTCATGTAAAAATGGTACC
This is a stretch of genomic DNA from Chryseobacterium tructae. It encodes these proteins:
- a CDS encoding lantibiotic dehydratase: MKYNDIERLNFYVLRTPSFPQTSIEEWEKDINTEGFRKAIYLSSPDLYDQLILWDEKKLPKEKVDKMKKSLLKYWLRIHFRTIPFGTNAGVSMGQWDDHTLITLDKKQDKVHARLDMQVIHDIVERLEQKKFIRQSCKFYTNNTIYSTKNKYRYIEPTSKVAMLNYEVISTEKNKYLNSIIKACQSGLKLPSIIEILVNQDISYEDSFDYINELIDSKILVSELSPKVTDKHFQDSIYQFLKEIKIPASKNNNDDVQLITKLISIFEIVQEVNKTHEIGNAIDKIYQILNTIGIISNKKNILQTDLLKGNTSNSLHKNIFKDFKKVISLAFQIGTEDTIEELENFKKAFTARYDQQEIPLLLALDPLSGINYPLHSDHDTPDLIEGIQFKSENTSNVVRGSLKWNEFLGKKLIDAVQNNHHSIQLTQDDLVPFLHENKNVPFSMSSLVQIYEDQEKQPIIFNKFTDGPSSSTFIGRFCHLDDQLEESVKAALLQEENFFENQIIAEIAHTPQPRVGNILLRPCLRKYEIPILTPHSTGSEPIYLNDLMISIKNDRIVLRSKKYNKEVIPSLSSAHNYNLHKVPLYHFLCDLQYQNTTPSYSWNWGMFTNYDYLPRVMVNNVILSRTSWHLSYEKIFNGKQASISTFRDYLKERKIPEIFTFAERDMELPVFMNEDVSLEILLDHLTKEKSIRVFESLSHQYESIVKDIDGNKHSNEFLIPWNNISSKKNKILPLPTVKNTVIRNFVPGSEWLFYKIYCSPKATDQIIKNVICKFANNLIKKGIIKKWFFMRYSDPDHHIRLRFLTSSENHNISNQVYQLLDKYLTQEMIIHKIVMDTYNREIERYGESTIDHMESIFHFDSECVCSLLKEAELTETVTWKFAIVGIDRILDDFGYSRTQKRDIMNRLANGYSSMVDEDSKAALKDKYRDNRSSVLHLLIENNDFSKIVNTRTKKTAPYIAEIKQLQSEQMVESLVVSYIHMFINRMFASKPNLYESILYYFLHKSYDSLLNMKKLT